A region from the Pseudomonas sp. KU26590 genome encodes:
- the rpsR gene encoding 30S ribosomal protein S18 produces MARFFRRRKFCRFTAENVKEIDYKDLNTLKAYVSETGKIVPSRITGTKARYQRQLATAIKRARFLALLAYTDSHGR; encoded by the coding sequence ATGGCACGTTTCTTCCGTCGTCGTAAATTCTGCCGCTTCACAGCTGAAAATGTGAAGGAGATCGATTACAAGGATCTCAACACCCTGAAAGCCTACGTATCTGAAACCGGCAAGATCGTTCCTAGCCGCATTACTGGTACCAAAGCTCGTTATCAGCGTCAGCTGGCTACCGCTATCAAGCGCGCCCGCTTCCTGGCCCTGTTGGCCTACACCGACAGCCACGGCCGCTGA
- the rpsF gene encoding 30S ribosomal protein S6, producing MRHYEIIFLVHPDQSEQVGGMVERYTKLIEEDGGKIHRLEDWGRRQLAYAINNVHKAHYVMLNVECTGKALAELEDNFRYNDAVIRNLVIRRDEAVTGQSEMLKAEENRSERRERRDRPEHSDADGADGDDSDNSDNADE from the coding sequence ATGCGTCATTACGAAATCATCTTTCTGGTTCACCCGGACCAGAGCGAGCAAGTCGGCGGCATGGTAGAGCGTTACACCAAGCTGATCGAAGAAGACGGCGGCAAGATCCACCGTCTGGAAGATTGGGGCCGTCGTCAACTGGCCTATGCAATCAACAATGTTCACAAGGCTCACTACGTGATGCTGAACGTTGAGTGCACTGGCAAGGCTCTGGCCGAGCTGGAAGACAACTTCCGTTACAACGATGCCGTGATCCGTAACCTTGTCATCCGTCGCGACGAAGCTGTTACTGGCCAGTCCGAAATGCTCAAGGCTGAAGAAAACCGCAGTGAGCGCCGTGAGCGTCGCGACCGTCCTGAGCACTCCGACGCCGATGGCGCCGATGGTGATGACAGCGACAACAGCGATAACGCTGACGAGTAA
- the rlmB gene encoding 23S rRNA (guanosine(2251)-2'-O)-methyltransferase RlmB, with amino-acid sequence MSQLEKIYGVHAVEALLRHHPKRVKQIWLAEGRSDPRVQVLIELAAQNRVSVGQAERREMDAWVEGVHQGVVADVSPSQVWGEAMLDELLDRTEGPPLILVLDGVTDPHNLGACLRTADAAGALAVIVPKDKSATLTPTVRKVACGAAEVIPLVAVTNLARTLEKLQQRGLWVVGTAGEAEQELYQQDLTGPTILIMGAEGKGMRRLTREHCDYLVRLPMAGSVSSLNVSVATGVCLFEALRQRAAAKK; translated from the coding sequence ATGAGTCAGCTGGAAAAAATCTACGGTGTTCATGCCGTAGAGGCGCTGTTGCGTCATCACCCCAAGCGGGTCAAGCAGATCTGGCTGGCTGAAGGGCGCAGCGATCCTCGCGTGCAGGTTCTCATCGAGCTCGCCGCGCAGAACCGCGTCTCGGTGGGTCAAGCCGAGCGCCGCGAGATGGATGCGTGGGTTGAGGGTGTTCACCAGGGCGTGGTGGCGGACGTCAGTCCGAGCCAGGTCTGGGGCGAGGCGATGCTCGACGAGCTGCTCGATCGCACCGAAGGTCCGCCGCTGATTCTGGTCCTCGACGGCGTCACCGATCCGCATAACCTGGGCGCCTGCCTGCGCACTGCCGATGCGGCCGGTGCGCTGGCGGTGATAGTACCCAAGGACAAGTCCGCGACATTGACGCCGACCGTTCGGAAAGTGGCGTGCGGTGCGGCGGAGGTCATTCCTCTGGTCGCCGTGACCAACCTGGCGCGCACGCTGGAAAAACTCCAGCAGCGCGGCCTGTGGGTCGTCGGCACCGCGGGTGAGGCCGAGCAGGAGTTGTACCAGCAGGACCTGACTGGCCCGACCATCCTGATCATGGGTGCCGAAGGCAAAGGCATGCGCCGTCTGACCCGCGAGCATTGCGACTATCTGGTGCGCCTGCCGATGGCTGGCAGTGTCAGCAGCCTCAACGTTTCGGTCGCCACAGGCGTCTGCCTGTTCGAAGCCCTGCGCCAGCGCGCCGCTGCCAAGAAGTAG
- the rnr gene encoding ribonuclease R yields MADWQSLDPEAAREAEKYENPIPSRELILAHLSERGSPAAREQLVEEFGLTTEDQIEALRRRLRAMERDAQLIYTRRGTYAPVDKLDLILGRISGHRDGFGFLVPDDGSDDLFMSPAQMRLVFDGDRALARVSGLDRRGRREGVIVEVISRAHETVVGRYFEESGIGFVQPDNPKIQQEVLITPGRNNGAKVGQFVEVKITHWPTPRFQPQGDVVEVVGNYMAPGMEIDVALRTYDIPHVWPEAVLKEAAKLKPEVEEKDKENRVDLRHLPFVTIDGEDARDFDDAVFCEAKPGKLRLFSGGWKLYVAIADVSSYVKLGSALDAESQVRGNSVYFPERVIPMLPEQLSNGLCSLNPLVDRLAMVCEMTISKTGEMTDYVFYEAVIHSHARLTYNKVSSMLEHPKAAEAKQLREQYGDVVPHLKQLYALYKVLLGARHVRGAIDFETQETRIIFGTERKIAEIRPTTRNDAHKLIEECMLAANVATAAFLKKHEIPALYRVHDGPPPERLEKLRAFLGELGLSLHKGKDGPSPKDYQALLETIKDRPDFHLIQTVMLRSLSQAVYSSDNHGHFGLNYEAYTHFTSPIRRYPDLLTHRAIRSVIRSKQETPHVRRAGAAAIPKARIYPYDEAMLEQLGEQCSMSERRADEATRDVTNWLKCEFMKDRVGESFPGVITAVTGFGLFVELTDIYVEGLVHVTALPGDYYHFDPVHHRLAGERTGRSFRLGDTVEVRVMRVDLDERKIDFEMSEKTTSAPIGRKRRTSEPAAAEKGKDSKESSSASKSGRRTAKEPVAEAYRPGDAAAKNAEVRKSREMKKALLTEAKGGSKASSGKSTSDSAGASGKSSKHRKGSSKSGSAPAASSGGVRKPKAKS; encoded by the coding sequence ATGGCCGATTGGCAGTCCCTCGATCCCGAGGCCGCTCGTGAAGCGGAAAAATACGAAAACCCCATCCCTAGCCGTGAGCTGATTCTGGCGCACCTTTCCGAGCGCGGTTCGCCCGCTGCCCGTGAGCAGTTGGTGGAAGAGTTTGGCCTGACGACTGAAGATCAGATCGAGGCCTTGCGGCGTCGGCTCCGTGCCATGGAGCGCGATGCCCAATTGATTTACACCCGCCGTGGCACGTACGCGCCGGTCGACAAGCTGGACCTCATCCTGGGTCGCATCAGCGGTCACCGTGACGGCTTCGGTTTCCTGGTCCCGGATGACGGCTCTGACGACCTGTTCATGAGCCCTGCGCAAATGCGTCTGGTGTTCGACGGTGACCGTGCACTGGCGCGCGTCTCGGGTCTTGACCGTCGCGGTCGCCGCGAAGGCGTGATCGTCGAAGTCATCTCCCGCGCGCACGAAACCGTGGTGGGTCGCTACTTCGAAGAAAGCGGCATCGGTTTCGTCCAGCCGGACAACCCAAAAATCCAGCAAGAAGTGCTGATCACCCCGGGCCGTAACAACGGCGCCAAGGTCGGTCAGTTCGTCGAGGTGAAAATCACCCACTGGCCAACCCCGCGTTTCCAGCCGCAAGGCGACGTGGTTGAAGTGGTGGGTAATTACATGGCGCCCGGCATGGAGATCGATGTCGCGCTGCGTACCTACGACATCCCTCACGTCTGGCCCGAGGCTGTGCTGAAAGAAGCCGCCAAGCTCAAGCCTGAAGTCGAAGAGAAGGACAAGGAAAACCGCGTCGATCTGCGTCACCTTCCATTCGTCACCATCGACGGTGAAGATGCCCGCGACTTCGACGACGCTGTTTTCTGCGAAGCCAAGCCCGGCAAACTGCGCCTGTTCTCCGGCGGCTGGAAGCTTTACGTGGCCATTGCCGACGTCTCCAGCTACGTGAAGCTCGGCTCGGCGCTCGACGCTGAGTCTCAGGTGCGGGGTAACTCGGTGTATTTCCCCGAGCGCGTGATCCCGATGCTGCCCGAGCAGCTGTCCAACGGCCTGTGCTCGCTTAATCCGCTGGTTGATCGTCTGGCGATGGTTTGCGAGATGACGATCTCCAAAACCGGCGAGATGACCGACTACGTGTTCTACGAAGCCGTCATTCACTCCCATGCGCGTCTGACTTACAACAAGGTCAGCTCGATGCTGGAGCATCCGAAGGCCGCCGAAGCCAAGCAGTTGCGCGAGCAGTACGGCGACGTCGTGCCGCACCTGAAGCAGCTTTATGCGCTGTACAAAGTGCTGCTGGGCGCCCGGCATGTTCGCGGTGCCATTGATTTTGAAACGCAGGAAACCCGGATCATTTTCGGTACCGAGCGCAAAATCGCCGAGATCCGTCCGACTACTCGAAACGACGCGCACAAGCTGATTGAAGAATGCATGCTTGCGGCGAACGTGGCGACTGCAGCGTTTCTCAAGAAGCACGAGATCCCTGCGCTGTACCGCGTTCACGACGGTCCGCCGCCTGAGCGTCTGGAAAAGCTGCGTGCCTTCCTCGGTGAGCTCGGTCTTTCCCTGCACAAGGGCAAAGACGGCCCGTCGCCGAAGGACTATCAGGCGCTACTCGAAACCATCAAGGACCGTCCGGATTTCCACCTGATCCAGACCGTCATGCTGCGTTCGTTGAGCCAGGCGGTGTACAGCTCCGATAACCACGGCCACTTCGGCTTGAATTACGAAGCGTACACCCACTTTACCTCGCCGATTCGCCGCTACCCGGATTTGCTGACTCACCGCGCGATCCGCAGTGTGATCCGCTCCAAGCAGGAAACACCGCACGTTCGCCGTGCTGGTGCTGCAGCGATTCCGAAGGCCCGCATTTACCCGTACGACGAAGCGATGCTCGAGCAGTTGGGCGAGCAGTGCTCGATGAGCGAGCGCCGTGCAGATGAGGCGACCCGCGACGTCACGAACTGGCTGAAATGCGAGTTCATGAAAGACCGTGTTGGCGAGTCGTTCCCGGGCGTGATCACAGCTGTCACCGGCTTTGGTCTGTTCGTCGAGCTGACCGATATCTACGTCGAAGGCCTGGTTCACGTCACCGCATTGCCGGGTGATTACTACCATTTCGATCCGGTCCACCATCGTCTGGCCGGCGAGCGCACAGGCCGCAGTTTCCGCCTGGGCGACACCGTTGAAGTGCGCGTCATGCGCGTTGATCTTGACGAGCGCAAGATCGACTTCGAAATGTCGGAGAAGACCACCAGCGCGCCGATCGGTCGCAAGCGTCGAACGTCTGAACCTGCTGCAGCAGAGAAGGGCAAGGATTCCAAGGAATCGTCGTCTGCTTCCAAATCGGGTCGCCGCACCGCGAAAGAGCCTGTTGCCGAGGCCTATCGGCCCGGTGACGCGGCTGCCAAGAACGCGGAAGTGCGCAAAAGTCGTGAAATGAAGAAAGCGCTGCTGACTGAAGCCAAGGGTGGTAGCAAGGCATCGTCGGGAAAGTCGACGAGTGATTCCGCTGGCGCCTCCGGTAAATCCAGCAAACATCGCAAGGGTTCGTCGAAATCGGGCTCGGCCCCTGCTGCAAGCAGTGGCGGCGTTCGCAAACCTAAGGCCAAGTCATGA
- a CDS encoding methyl-accepting chemotaxis protein, translating into MSAVTSLLRSRLLRPVFIALGIALLVQVLVAVALTRSTVTALEADLAARLSVDSQHLTGELEQASRDVTSSLDSLSQNTRQRLSAGLSTRLKDEQKQLRATLEKDLQDSATDMAELLAAVAPRAMWDGDTPTLSEFARRAQRNPNVLFVVYDDAQGEHLTRYLNRENESVKALLAKGEGERAMDKVLNAARKDPSVYYVEASISPNGVEIGKVRMGVSTTSVEANLAALDKRFTALIGSGDQLVSESLGGAAAESSAALRSRLQTAQSSATAMATNTSSAVQEAATTLRWRIGVGLSLVGLGVLVVLAIVLGRRVVLRLQLLNRALDDLAAGEGDLTKRVKLNSNDEIGDMAAAVNRFVDKLQPIVREAGDVAQQTGVEIGAMSKRNAGAGAAAELQRDEVAASLQALAQMADEAQAESQAMQAALRQVVDIRQATDENTRTSNQVGSLIEALAGQVETGAQVIERLAQQSQQIEVVLEVIHGIAEQTNLLALNAAIEAARAGETGRGFAVVADEVRALASKTQSSTGDIQEHIAKLQSGAREAVATIGLAGRQAKEGLAVLKDSARLQQSVQVSVEQVHAAIGLATRAAEHQAQGAQAVRGRVEVIHAQAEKAAQAVVEITASGKTLDRLAAQLKASLGQFRA; encoded by the coding sequence GTGTCGGCCGTTACTTCTCTTCTGCGCAGTCGCTTGCTGCGGCCCGTATTCATTGCCCTTGGTATTGCCCTTCTGGTGCAAGTGCTGGTTGCCGTTGCCCTCACTCGGAGCACCGTCACCGCGCTTGAAGCTGATCTGGCGGCGCGACTGAGTGTAGATTCGCAACACTTGACCGGCGAACTGGAGCAGGCGAGCCGCGACGTAACGTCCAGTCTGGACAGTCTTTCGCAAAATACACGTCAGCGCTTGAGCGCCGGCCTGTCGACGCGCCTTAAAGATGAACAGAAGCAACTGCGTGCGACGCTGGAGAAAGACCTTCAGGATTCGGCGACGGACATGGCCGAGCTGCTGGCGGCTGTCGCGCCACGGGCGATGTGGGATGGCGATACGCCGACGTTGTCGGAGTTCGCGCGCCGTGCGCAACGCAATCCAAACGTGCTGTTCGTGGTTTACGACGATGCTCAGGGCGAACACCTGACGCGCTATCTGAACCGCGAGAACGAATCGGTCAAGGCCCTGCTGGCGAAAGGCGAAGGCGAGCGCGCCATGGACAAGGTTCTGAACGCGGCGCGCAAAGACCCTTCGGTGTATTACGTCGAAGCATCGATCAGCCCCAACGGCGTCGAGATCGGCAAAGTCCGCATGGGCGTGTCGACCACCTCGGTGGAAGCGAATCTGGCGGCGCTGGACAAGCGCTTCACTGCGTTGATTGGCAGCGGCGATCAGCTGGTCTCGGAAAGCCTTGGCGGCGCGGCGGCCGAGAGCTCTGCGGCGTTGCGGTCGCGTCTGCAAACGGCGCAGTCGTCGGCCACCGCGATGGCAACCAATACCAGCTCTGCGGTGCAGGAGGCTGCGACCACGCTGCGCTGGAGAATCGGCGTCGGACTGTCTCTGGTGGGGCTCGGTGTGCTGGTGGTGTTGGCCATCGTGCTGGGCCGCCGCGTCGTGCTGCGCTTGCAGTTGCTCAATCGTGCGCTGGATGATCTGGCGGCGGGCGAAGGCGATCTGACCAAGCGCGTCAAACTCAACAGCAACGATGAGATTGGCGACATGGCAGCGGCCGTGAACCGCTTTGTCGACAAGTTACAGCCGATCGTTAGAGAGGCGGGGGATGTGGCGCAGCAGACTGGCGTCGAGATTGGCGCCATGAGCAAGCGCAATGCGGGCGCCGGCGCTGCCGCGGAATTGCAGCGCGATGAAGTGGCTGCCAGCCTTCAAGCGCTGGCGCAGATGGCGGACGAGGCGCAGGCCGAGAGCCAGGCAATGCAGGCAGCATTGCGACAGGTGGTGGACATTCGCCAGGCAACCGATGAAAACACACGCACGTCCAATCAGGTCGGCAGTTTGATCGAGGCGCTGGCCGGGCAGGTCGAGACCGGCGCCCAGGTCATCGAGCGGCTGGCGCAGCAAAGTCAGCAGATTGAAGTGGTGCTTGAAGTGATCCATGGCATCGCCGAGCAAACCAACCTGCTGGCCCTCAACGCGGCCATTGAAGCAGCGCGCGCCGGCGAGACCGGTAGAGGTTTCGCCGTTGTCGCCGATGAAGTGCGCGCGTTGGCAAGCAAGACGCAAAGCTCGACGGGCGATATTCAGGAACACATCGCCAAGCTGCAATCCGGGGCGCGCGAAGCAGTGGCAACGATTGGTCTCGCCGGGCGTCAGGCAAAGGAAGGGCTCGCGGTGCTGAAGGACAGCGCGCGGCTACAGCAGTCGGTGCAGGTGTCTGTCGAGCAGGTTCATGCAGCGATCGGTCTGGCGACCCGAGCGGCAGAGCATCAGGCTCAGGGCGCGCAAGCGGTACGGGGGCGGGTAGAGGTTATTCATGCCCAGGCCGAGAAGGCGGCGCAAGCCGTGGTGGAAATCACCGCCAGTGGCAAAACACTGGACAGGCTTGCTGCGCAGCTCAAGGCCAGTCTGGGGCAGTTTCGGGCGTAG
- a CDS encoding adenylosuccinate synthase, with amino-acid sequence MGKNVVVLGTQWGDEGKGKIVDLLTEHATAVVRYQGGHNAGHTLVIDGEKTVLHLIPSGVLREGVQCLIGNGVVVAPDALMREIIKLEEKGIPVRERLRISPSCPLILSYHVALDQAREKARGEHKIGTTGRGIGPAYEDKVARRGLRIGDLFHRERFAAKLGELLDYHNFVLVNYYKEPAIDFQKTLDECMEYAELLKPMMLDVTATLHEMRRAGKDIMFEGAQGSLLDIDHGTYPYVTSSNTTAGGIATGSGMGPMYLDYILGITKAYTTRVGSGPFPTELFDDVGAFLAKRGHEFGATTGRARRCGWFDAVILRRAIDVNSISGICLTKLDVLDGLETINICVGYKNENGAVIDAPTDADSYIGLEPVYEEVPGWSESTLGAKTLEELPANARAYIKRLEELVGAPIDIISTGPDRNETIVLRHPFD; translated from the coding sequence ATGGGTAAGAATGTCGTAGTCCTGGGCACCCAATGGGGTGATGAGGGCAAAGGCAAGATCGTTGATCTGCTGACCGAACATGCAACCGCGGTAGTGCGCTATCAAGGTGGCCACAACGCTGGTCACACGCTGGTGATCGACGGCGAAAAAACCGTCCTGCACCTGATTCCGTCCGGCGTCCTGCGCGAAGGCGTGCAGTGCCTGATCGGCAACGGTGTGGTCGTAGCGCCTGATGCACTCATGCGCGAAATCATCAAGCTGGAAGAGAAGGGCATTCCGGTGCGCGAGCGTCTGCGCATCAGCCCGTCCTGCCCGCTGATCCTGTCCTATCACGTGGCCCTTGATCAGGCCCGCGAAAAGGCCCGTGGCGAGCACAAGATCGGCACGACCGGTCGTGGCATCGGCCCGGCTTACGAAGACAAGGTTGCGCGTCGTGGTCTGCGCATCGGTGATCTGTTCCATCGCGAGCGCTTCGCCGCCAAACTGGGCGAGCTGTTGGATTACCACAACTTCGTTCTGGTCAATTACTACAAAGAGCCGGCGATCGATTTCCAGAAGACACTCGACGAGTGCATGGAATATGCCGAGCTGCTCAAGCCGATGATGCTCGACGTGACCGCAACGCTGCACGAAATGCGTCGCGCCGGCAAAGACATCATGTTCGAAGGCGCCCAGGGTTCGTTGCTGGACATCGACCACGGTACCTACCCGTACGTCACCAGTTCGAACACCACTGCGGGCGGCATCGCCACCGGTTCGGGCATGGGGCCGATGTACCTGGATTACATCCTGGGCATCACCAAGGCCTACACCACTCGCGTGGGTTCGGGTCCATTCCCGACTGAGCTCTTCGACGATGTCGGCGCGTTCCTGGCCAAGCGTGGCCACGAGTTCGGTGCAACCACCGGCCGTGCGCGTCGCTGTGGCTGGTTCGACGCCGTTATCCTGCGCCGCGCCATCGACGTCAACAGCATCTCGGGCATCTGCCTGACCAAGCTGGACGTGCTTGACGGTCTCGAGACCATCAATATCTGCGTGGGCTACAAGAACGAGAACGGTGCAGTGATCGACGCACCGACCGACGCCGACAGCTACATCGGCCTCGAGCCGGTGTACGAAGAAGTGCCGGGCTGGTCGGAGTCGACCCTGGGCGCCAAAACTCTGGAAGAGCTGCCTGCCAACGCTCGCGCTTACATCAAGCGCCTGGAAGAGCTGGTCGGCGCACCGATCGACATTATTTCGACGGGCCCTGACCGCAACGAAACGATCGTTCTGCGTCACCCATTCGATTGA
- a CDS encoding ATP phosphoribosyltransferase regulatory subunit: MATVDRWLLPDGIEEVLPPEAARIEVARRQVLDLFQSWGYEFVVTPHIEYLESLLIGAGQDLDLRTFKVVDPQSGRQMGFRADITPQVARIDAHTLRREGPSRLCYAGSVLHAHPSALSSSRSPIQLGAELYGDASPSSDVEVISLMLAMLQLADVPDVHMDLGHVGIYRGLARAAGLSGEVEQQLFDALQRKAIDEVIALTEGLPADLASMLRALVDLCGDRTVLAQARDRLASAPAPVIEALDDLQEIAERLSARFPELPLYFDLGELRGYHYHTGVVFAVFVPGVGQSIAQGGRYDDIGADFGRARPATGFSTDLKTLVTRGQAQIELPSGGIWMPDSTDVALWQTVCQLRAEGHRVVQALPGQPVSAAQDADCDRQLIQQGERWQVMPLAS; the protein is encoded by the coding sequence ATGGCAACGGTTGACCGCTGGCTGCTGCCGGATGGCATCGAAGAAGTACTGCCGCCGGAAGCTGCGCGTATTGAAGTCGCGCGTCGTCAGGTGCTGGATCTGTTTCAGAGCTGGGGCTACGAGTTTGTCGTGACCCCGCACATCGAATACCTCGAATCACTGCTCATCGGTGCGGGCCAGGATCTGGATCTGCGCACCTTCAAAGTGGTCGACCCGCAATCGGGTCGGCAGATGGGTTTCCGTGCGGATATCACGCCGCAGGTCGCCCGCATCGACGCGCACACACTGCGTCGCGAAGGCCCAAGCCGTCTCTGCTACGCTGGCAGCGTGCTGCATGCCCATCCAAGTGCATTGTCGTCCTCGCGCAGCCCGATCCAGCTAGGCGCCGAGCTGTATGGCGACGCAAGCCCGAGCAGCGACGTCGAAGTCATCAGCCTCATGCTGGCGATGCTGCAACTGGCTGATGTGCCGGACGTCCATATGGACCTGGGACACGTCGGGATTTACCGTGGTCTTGCCCGCGCTGCCGGGTTGTCCGGCGAAGTCGAGCAACAGCTGTTTGATGCGCTGCAGCGCAAAGCCATCGACGAGGTCATTGCGTTGACCGAAGGTCTGCCGGCCGACCTGGCCAGCATGCTGCGCGCGCTGGTGGATCTGTGTGGCGACCGTACGGTGTTGGCACAGGCGCGCGACCGTCTGGCTAGCGCGCCGGCGCCGGTCATTGAAGCGCTGGATGATCTGCAGGAAATCGCCGAACGTCTGTCGGCCCGGTTTCCTGAGCTACCGTTGTATTTTGACCTCGGCGAGTTGCGCGGCTACCACTACCACACCGGTGTGGTGTTTGCGGTCTTCGTCCCGGGTGTTGGCCAGTCGATCGCCCAGGGCGGTCGGTATGACGACATTGGTGCCGACTTCGGTCGTGCGCGCCCGGCAACGGGATTTTCCACCGATTTGAAAACCCTGGTGACACGCGGTCAGGCGCAGATCGAGCTACCGTCTGGCGGTATCTGGATGCCGGACAGCACTGATGTGGCGCTGTGGCAAACGGTCTGTCAGCTGCGCGCTGAAGGTCACCGCGTGGTTCAGGCGTTGCCAGGCCAACCGGTTTCGGCGGCGCAAGACGCCGACTGCGATCGGCAATTGATTCAGCAGGGCGAGCGTTGGCAGGTAATGCCGCTGGCCTCTTGA
- the hflC gene encoding protease modulator HflC yields the protein MSNKSLVALIVCVVLAVVAWNSFYIVAQTERAVMLQFGRVVQADVAPGLHVKIPYVNQVRKFDGRLMTLDAPTQRFLTLEKKAVMVDAYAKWRVKDAERFYTATSGLKQIADERLSRRLESGLRDQFGKRTLHEVVSGERDALMADITASLNTMAGKELGIEVVDVRVKAIDLPKEVNRSVFERMSTEREREAREHRAKGNELAEGIRADADRQRRVLLAEAYRESEEARGDGDAQASAIYSKAYGQDQEFYAFYRSLRAYRESFANKSDVMVLDPGSEFFRYLQKSKP from the coding sequence ATGAGCAATAAATCTCTGGTTGCCCTGATTGTCTGCGTCGTGTTGGCCGTGGTCGCATGGAACAGCTTCTACATCGTCGCTCAGACCGAGCGAGCGGTGATGTTGCAGTTCGGTCGCGTGGTTCAAGCGGATGTCGCCCCAGGCCTGCACGTCAAGATTCCTTACGTGAATCAGGTGCGCAAATTCGACGGTCGCTTGATGACCCTCGATGCGCCGACTCAGCGTTTCCTGACGCTGGAAAAGAAAGCCGTGATGGTCGATGCCTATGCCAAATGGCGCGTGAAGGACGCTGAGCGTTTCTATACCGCGACATCCGGCCTGAAGCAGATTGCCGATGAGCGTCTCTCCCGTCGTCTCGAATCCGGTCTGCGAGACCAGTTCGGTAAGCGCACGCTGCACGAGGTGGTTTCGGGTGAGCGCGATGCGTTGATGGCTGACATCACTGCGTCGCTCAACACCATGGCCGGCAAAGAGCTGGGCATCGAAGTCGTCGATGTTCGGGTCAAGGCCATCGATCTGCCGAAGGAAGTGAACCGCAGCGTGTTCGAGCGGATGAGCACCGAGCGTGAGCGTGAAGCACGTGAGCATCGCGCCAAGGGTAACGAGCTGGCTGAAGGCATCCGTGCCGACGCCGATCGTCAGCGCCGCGTTCTGTTGGCTGAAGCGTATCGCGAGTCTGAAGAGGCACGCGGTGATGGTGATGCTCAAGCGTCCGCCATCTACTCCAAGGCCTACGGTCAGGATCAGGAGTTCTACGCGTTCTACCGTAGCCTGCGTGCCTACCGTGAAAGCTTCGCGAACAAAAGTGACGTGATGGTGCTGGACCCAGGCAGCGAGTTCTTCCGCTATCTGCAAAAATCCAAGCCGTAA
- the hflK gene encoding FtsH protease activity modulator HflK: MAWNEPGGNSNNQDPWGGKRKGGDRKGPPDLDEAFRKLQESLNGLFGGGKKRSGDGGGSGGGSSKGGGLGLLGIGLVVLLAIWLYNAIYVVDEQEQAVVLRFGKYYDTVGPGLNIYFPPFDRKYLENVTRERAYSKQGQMLTEDENIVEVPLTVQYKITNLQDFVLNVDQPEVSLQHATESALRHVVGSTAMDQVLTEGRELMASEIKERLQRFLDTYRTGITVTQVNVQSAAAPREVQEAFDDVIRAREDEQRSRNQAETYANGVIPEARGQAQRIVEDANGYRDEVVSRAKGEADRFTKLVAEYRKAPEVTRERLYLDTMQEVFSNTSKVLVTGDKGQNNLLYLPLDKMIDSSRNGSNPSATGGAAAAPADPGSRAADMQQQRDTRTRETR, translated from the coding sequence ATGGCTTGGAATGAGCCGGGTGGCAACTCGAATAATCAGGATCCTTGGGGTGGTAAGCGCAAGGGCGGCGACCGCAAGGGGCCACCGGATCTCGACGAGGCCTTCCGTAAGCTGCAGGAAAGCCTGAATGGGTTGTTCGGTGGTGGTAAAAAACGCAGTGGCGATGGCGGCGGCAGCGGCGGTGGATCGAGCAAGGGCGGTGGCCTCGGCCTGCTCGGCATCGGTCTGGTCGTGCTGCTCGCAATCTGGCTGTACAACGCAATTTATGTGGTCGACGAGCAGGAGCAGGCCGTTGTGCTGCGCTTCGGCAAGTACTACGACACCGTCGGGCCGGGTCTGAATATCTATTTCCCGCCGTTCGATCGCAAGTACCTCGAAAACGTGACCCGTGAACGTGCGTACAGCAAGCAGGGCCAGATGCTCACCGAAGACGAGAACATCGTCGAAGTGCCACTGACCGTGCAGTACAAAATCACCAACCTGCAGGATTTCGTGCTGAACGTTGATCAGCCTGAAGTCAGTCTGCAGCACGCGACCGAAAGTGCCCTGCGTCATGTCGTCGGTTCGACCGCCATGGATCAGGTGCTGACTGAGGGTCGTGAGTTGATGGCCAGCGAAATCAAGGAGCGGCTGCAGCGCTTCCTCGATACCTATCGCACCGGCATCACCGTGACTCAGGTCAACGTGCAGAGCGCTGCGGCGCCGCGCGAAGTTCAGGAAGCCTTCGATGACGTGATCCGCGCCCGTGAAGACGAGCAGCGCTCGCGTAACCAGGCTGAAACCTACGCCAACGGTGTGATCCCGGAAGCCCGTGGTCAGGCTCAGCGGATTGTCGAAGACGCCAACGGCTATCGCGATGAAGTGGTTTCTCGGGCCAAGGGTGAGGCGGATCGCTTTACCAAGCTGGTTGCCGAGTACCGCAAGGCACCGGAGGTCACGCGTGAGCGTCTGTATCTGGACACCATGCAGGAAGTCTTCAGCAATACCAGCAAGGTGCTTGTGACCGGCGACAAAGGTCAGAACAACCTGCTTTATCTGCCGTTGGACAAAATGATCGATAGCAGCCGTAACGGTTCCAATCCGTCTGCCACTGGCGGCGCTGCTGCTGCACCGGCAGACCCGGGCTCACGGGCAGCGGATATGCAACAGCAGCGTGACACGCGCACTAGGGAGACTCGCTGA